A stretch of the Ictidomys tridecemlineatus isolate mIctTri1 chromosome 5, mIctTri1.hap1, whole genome shotgun sequence genome encodes the following:
- the LOC101954501 gene encoding LOW QUALITY PROTEIN: mitochondrial nicotinamide adenine dinucleotide transporter SLC25A51-like (The sequence of the model RefSeq protein was modified relative to this genomic sequence to represent the inferred CDS: substituted 1 base at 1 genomic stop codon), translated as MEIGRGLRLRGRWLAGSLPAVLRPVAPGVPAAMGIQRRRRETLSNLLDSEAHEKRPPILTSSKQDTSPHITNVGEMKHYLCGCCAAFNNVAITFPIQKILFRQQLYRIKTRDAVLQLRRDGFRNLYRGILPPLMQKTTTLALMFGLYEDLSSLLQKHVSAPEFATRGVAAVLAGTTEAIFTPLERVQTLLQDHKHHDKFTNTYXAFRALKCHGIGEYYGGLVPILFRNGSSNVLFFGLRGPLKEHLPTATTHSAHLVNDFICGGLLGAMLGFLFFPVNVVKTRIQSQIGGEFQSFPKVFKTIWLERDRKLTNLFRGAHLNYHRSLISWGIINATYEFLLKVI; from the exons ATTGGTCGAGGTCTGCGCCTGCGCGGGCGCTGGCTCGCGGGCTCGCTCCCTGCGGTCCTGCGGCCGGTGGCTCCGGGCGTGCCCGCAGCCATGGGAATCCA aagaagaagaagagagacctTAAGCAACCTTCTGGATTCAGAAGCTCATGAAAAGAGACCACCAATCCTTACATCTTCAAAACAAGACACCTCACCTCACATTACAAATGTTGGTGAGATGAAGCATTACTTATGTGGCTGCTGCGCAGCTTTCAACAATGTAGCCATCACATTTCCCATTCAGAAGATCCTTTTTCGGCAGCAGCTCTATAGAATCAAAACCCGGGATGCAGTGCTTCAGTTGAGGAGGGATGGATTTAGAAACTTGTATCGTGGAATCCTTCCACCATTAATGCAGAAAACCACCACCCTGGCACTTATGTTTGGTCTGTATGAGGATTTGTCTTCCCTTCTCCAAAAGCACGTCAGTGCCCCAGAGTTTGCAACCCGTGGCGTGGCAGCAGTACTTGCAGGGACAACAGAAGCCATTTTCACTCCATTGGAAAGAGTTCAGACATTGCTTCAAGACCACAAGCATCATGACAAGTTCACAAACACTTATTAGGCTTTCAGGGCACTGAAGTGCCATGGAATTGGAGAGTATTATGGAGGTTTGGTACCCATTCTATTCCGTAATGGATCCAGCAATGTCCTTTTCTTTGGTCTCCGAGGTCCCCTTAAGGAGCACCTGCCTACTGCAACGACTCACAGTGCTCATTTGGTCAATGACTTTATCTGTGGAGGTCTACTGGGTGCCATGTTGGGATTCTTGTTTTTTCCAGTTAATGTTGTAAAAACTCGAATACAGTCTCAGATTGGTGGAGAATTTCAGTCTTTCCCCAAGGTTTTCAAAACAATCTGGCTAGAACGGGACAGAAAATTGACAAATCTTTTCAGAGGTGCCCATTTGAATTACCATCGATCTCTCATCTCTTGGGGGATAATCAATGCTACTTATGAGTTCTTGTTAAAGGTTATATGA